From one Nonomuraea polychroma genomic stretch:
- a CDS encoding PAS domain-containing sensor histidine kinase, translating to MPTLSDLVARHTALDEADLDWLHSLVSDWQLLADLSFADLILWAPLLGENGWIAIAQMRPTTGPTVYHDDIVGSVVAKGERQLIDTAWNERRICREGDPDWSTGVPVREETIPVRRAVEGGEGRFLAVIQRSTNLSSARTPSRLELTYLQSASDLAQMVAEGRFPFSGEEPILVRSPRVGDGLLRLDRAGRVTYASPNALSAYRRLGLHADLVGAELGRVTATLCYSDEPINEDLMIVASGRAAKETEVESGGTIVQLRAIPLIVGGGRIGALVLIRDVTELRRRERELMTKDATIREIHHRVKNNLQTVAALLRLQARRLQVPEGREALEEAVRRVGSIAIVHETLSHAPEEFVNFDEIADRVIAMAGEVSSPEVAVMPRRVGGFGVLPSLIATPLAMALTELLQNALQHGRPKRLEVVVEPALDRLNVTVWDDGQGLPEGFDLDSSTSLGLQIVRTLVEGELSGRICIQPRLEGGTEAVLSIPLPTGATP from the coding sequence GTGCCGACTCTCAGTGACCTCGTCGCCCGTCACACCGCACTCGACGAGGCGGACCTCGATTGGCTGCACTCGCTGGTCTCCGACTGGCAGTTGCTGGCCGACCTGTCGTTCGCCGACCTCATCCTGTGGGCGCCCTTGCTGGGGGAGAACGGTTGGATCGCGATCGCCCAGATGCGCCCCACGACCGGCCCGACCGTCTACCACGACGACATCGTCGGCTCCGTGGTGGCCAAGGGCGAGCGCCAGCTCATCGACACCGCCTGGAACGAGCGCCGCATCTGCCGCGAGGGCGACCCCGACTGGTCCACGGGTGTTCCGGTCAGGGAAGAGACCATCCCGGTCCGGCGCGCGGTCGAGGGCGGTGAGGGCCGCTTCCTGGCGGTGATCCAGCGCTCCACGAACCTGTCCTCCGCCCGTACACCGTCCCGCCTGGAGCTGACCTACCTGCAGAGCGCCTCCGACCTGGCGCAGATGGTGGCCGAGGGCCGCTTCCCGTTCTCCGGCGAGGAGCCGATCCTCGTCCGCTCGCCCCGCGTCGGCGACGGCCTGCTCCGGCTCGACCGGGCCGGGCGCGTCACGTACGCCTCCCCGAACGCCCTGTCCGCCTACCGCCGGCTGGGCCTGCACGCCGACCTGGTGGGCGCGGAGCTGGGCCGGGTCACCGCCACCCTGTGCTACTCCGACGAGCCGATCAACGAGGATCTCATGATCGTGGCCAGCGGGCGTGCGGCGAAAGAGACCGAGGTCGAGTCCGGCGGCACGATCGTGCAGCTCAGAGCCATCCCGCTGATCGTCGGCGGCGGCCGCATCGGCGCGCTGGTGCTCATCAGGGACGTCACGGAGTTGCGGCGCCGCGAGCGCGAGCTGATGACCAAGGACGCCACCATCCGCGAGATCCACCACCGGGTGAAGAACAACCTGCAGACCGTGGCCGCGCTGCTCCGCCTGCAGGCGCGGCGCCTGCAGGTCCCGGAGGGCCGGGAGGCGCTGGAGGAGGCGGTACGCCGGGTGGGGTCGATCGCCATCGTGCACGAGACGTTGTCGCACGCCCCCGAGGAGTTCGTGAACTTCGACGAGATCGCCGACCGGGTGATCGCGATGGCGGGGGAGGTGTCGTCGCCGGAGGTGGCGGTCATGCCGCGGCGTGTCGGCGGGTTCGGCGTGCTGCCGTCGCTGATCGCCACACCGCTCGCCATGGCGCTGACCGAGCTGTTGCAGAACGCGCTGCAGCATGGGCGGCCCAAGCGGCTGGAGGTGGTGGTGGAGCCGGCGCTCGACCGGCTCAACGTCACCGTGTGGGACGACGGGCAAGGCCTGCCCGAGGGCTTCGACCTCGACAGCTCCACCAGCCTCGGCCTGCAGATCGTCCGCACGCTCGTCGAGGGGGAGCTGTCGGGCAGGATCTGCATCCAGCCGCGCCTTGAGGGCGGCACGGAGGCCGTGCTCTCGATCCCACTACCGACGGGCGCGACCCCCTGA
- a CDS encoding sensor histidine kinase — protein sequence MKVPRPWSARAWLDTAHVMIGLPVAMVLGGLTLVLIVAPPLLRRALPWFTRVQRSRFEAFLGAHIAPVRTPSQWRSPATWRQIGYHLLSPFVGMAAAALVAAAWGGAIVGLLSFLPAKLQGPPLEFAIDLRDNRVVMVFIVIGLALLLLAPVLARGMAALDLSVARTLLGPSRSELGQRIETLTESRAGVIDAADAERRRIERDLHDGAQQRLVSLAMNLGLARVTLTDLPEPAKEAIAQAHEEAKQALKELRDFVRGLHPAVLNDQGLDAALSGVAARAPFPVRLHVDIERRATPTIEAVAFFIVSEALTNIAKHAAATKAEVHVRREHHRLHVYVWDDGCGGARLDGGTGLRGLAQRIDAVDGTLRLSSPLGGPTTIEVDLPCE from the coding sequence ATGAAAGTCCCCCGTCCGTGGTCGGCACGAGCCTGGCTCGACACGGCGCACGTGATGATCGGCCTGCCGGTCGCCATGGTGCTCGGTGGGCTGACGCTCGTGCTGATCGTGGCGCCTCCCCTGCTGCGGCGCGCGCTGCCGTGGTTCACCCGGGTGCAGCGCTCCCGGTTCGAGGCGTTCCTGGGCGCGCACATCGCACCCGTGCGCACGCCCAGCCAGTGGCGCAGCCCGGCCACGTGGCGGCAGATCGGCTACCATCTGCTGTCCCCGTTCGTGGGCATGGCGGCCGCGGCCCTGGTGGCGGCGGCGTGGGGCGGGGCGATCGTGGGGTTGTTGTCGTTCCTGCCGGCGAAGCTGCAGGGCCCGCCGCTGGAGTTCGCGATCGACCTCAGGGACAACCGGGTCGTGATGGTCTTCATCGTGATCGGGCTGGCGCTGCTGCTGCTCGCCCCGGTCCTGGCGCGCGGCATGGCGGCGCTGGACCTGTCGGTGGCGCGTACGCTGCTCGGACCCAGCCGATCCGAGCTGGGACAGCGGATCGAGACGCTCACCGAGAGCCGGGCAGGCGTGATCGACGCGGCCGACGCCGAGCGCCGCAGAATCGAGCGGGACCTGCACGACGGCGCCCAGCAGCGGCTGGTCTCCCTCGCCATGAACCTGGGCCTGGCCAGGGTCACCCTGACCGACCTCCCCGAGCCGGCCAAGGAGGCCATCGCGCAGGCGCACGAGGAGGCCAAGCAGGCGCTCAAGGAGCTGCGGGACTTCGTCCGCGGCCTGCACCCGGCCGTGCTCAACGACCAGGGCCTGGACGCGGCGCTGTCCGGCGTCGCCGCCCGCGCCCCCTTCCCCGTGAGGTTGCACGTCGACATCGAACGGCGTGCCACTCCGACCATCGAGGCGGTGGCCTTCTTCATCGTGTCCGAAGCACTGACCAACATCGCCAAGCACGCCGCGGCCACCAAGGCCGAAGTGCACGTGCGGCGCGAGCACCACCGGCTGCACGTGTACGTCTGGGACGACGGCTGCGGCGGCGCCCGGCTGGACGGCGGCACCGGGCTGCGCGGCCTGGCCCAGCGGATCGACGCCGTCGACGGGACGCTCCGGCTGTCCAGCCCGCTCGGCGGCCCGACGACGATCGAGGTGGACCTGCCGTGCGAGTAG
- the bioD gene encoding dethiobiotin synthase, with the protein MSILVVTGTDTGVGKTVVTAAVAALARGRGASVAVVKPAQTGVLPGTAGDLDAVIRLGGVTTTFELCRFAEPLSPAAAARVAGVSPVSMVDVVRLVRELRESNRLVLVEGTGGLLERYDEDGATIADLARSLGAQVLVVVGAGGGSVNQTALTLEALAHRGLDLAGLVIGRWPDEPGLVERSNVADLEMLAARPLAGALPERAGRLDRDAFAQVARRGLGPMLGGTFDPAAFRHHVR; encoded by the coding sequence ATGAGCATCCTCGTCGTCACAGGGACCGATACCGGGGTCGGCAAGACGGTCGTGACGGCTGCGGTGGCGGCGCTTGCCAGGGGGCGTGGGGCTTCCGTGGCTGTCGTCAAGCCAGCTCAGACGGGTGTTCTTCCCGGCACGGCCGGGGATCTTGACGCGGTCATCCGGCTGGGCGGGGTTACCACGACCTTTGAGTTGTGCCGGTTTGCCGAGCCGTTGTCGCCTGCGGCGGCGGCTCGGGTTGCCGGCGTTTCGCCCGTGTCCATGGTCGATGTCGTGCGGCTGGTGCGGGAGCTGCGGGAGAGCAACCGGCTGGTGCTCGTGGAGGGCACCGGAGGGCTGCTGGAGCGGTACGACGAGGACGGCGCGACCATCGCCGACCTGGCACGGTCGTTGGGCGCGCAGGTGCTCGTGGTGGTGGGGGCCGGGGGCGGGAGCGTCAATCAGACGGCGCTCACGCTGGAGGCCCTCGCACATCGTGGCCTCGACCTTGCCGGGCTCGTCATCGGGCGGTGGCCGGACGAGCCCGGGCTCGTCGAGCGGAGCAACGTGGCGGATCTGGAGATGCTGGCGGCCCGGCCGCTGGCGGGCGCGTTGCCAGAGCGCGCGGGTCGCCTCGACAGGGACGCCTTCGCGCAGGTGGCGCGCAGAGGGCTGGGCCCCATGCTGGGTGGCACGTTCGATCCCGCGGCCTTCCGGCACCATGTTCGTTAG
- a CDS encoding GntR family transcriptional regulator, translated as MTDDSPRVPKYYDVKRSLLELTKSLPPGTALPPERTLAVRFETSRTTVRQALTELVVEGRLLRIQGKGTFVAQPKVAQVLQLTSYIGDLRTAGLEPDTKILEMGYITADEALARRLAINPGGRVLRIHRLRLANGEPVSIDTTHLSARRFPRLRRELEVHSSLYETLHNAYNVRLTDAEEIIETVLATPYDAKALGVDVGLPMLLLTRHAFDADGNPVEWAQSLYRGDRYKFVTRLRRP; from the coding sequence GTGACAGACGACAGCCCCCGCGTACCGAAGTACTACGACGTCAAACGCAGCCTGCTCGAGCTCACCAAGAGCCTGCCGCCGGGCACGGCGCTGCCGCCCGAGCGCACGCTGGCTGTGCGGTTCGAGACCTCGCGGACCACCGTCCGCCAGGCGCTCACCGAGCTGGTGGTCGAGGGACGGCTGCTGCGCATCCAGGGCAAGGGCACGTTCGTGGCGCAGCCGAAGGTCGCGCAGGTGCTCCAGCTGACCTCGTACATCGGCGACCTGCGCACCGCCGGGCTGGAACCGGACACCAAGATCCTCGAGATGGGCTACATCACCGCGGACGAGGCCCTGGCACGGCGGCTGGCCATCAACCCGGGCGGCCGCGTCCTGCGCATCCACCGGCTCCGGCTGGCCAACGGCGAACCCGTCTCCATCGACACCACCCACCTGTCGGCGCGGCGTTTCCCGCGGCTGCGGCGCGAGCTGGAAGTGCACTCGTCGTTGTACGAGACGCTGCACAACGCCTACAACGTGCGGCTCACGGACGCGGAAGAGATCATCGAGACCGTGCTGGCCACCCCGTACGACGCCAAAGCCCTCGGCGTGGACGTCGGCCTCCCCATGCTCCTCCTCACCCGCCACGCCTTCGACGCCGACGGCAACCCGGTTGAGTGGGCGCAGTCTCTGTATCGCGGTGACCGCTACAAGTTCGTCACGCGGCTGCGTCGTCCCTAA